In Salvelinus sp. IW2-2015 linkage group LG23, ASM291031v2, whole genome shotgun sequence, a genomic segment contains:
- the jakmip2 gene encoding janus kinase and microtubule-interacting protein 2 isoform X2 — MAKKGRTKGEKPEALISALQAANEDLRSKLTDIQIELHQEKCKVSKLEREKVQECKRIREQEQHRHTATLTEQRAKWHEEKQKELQALRENLVRQHEQEQARTAKIKDQENQRLKAALSAMRDGSGEKVRTALTLEAKEEARRFFDVERVKLLQEISELKQTKKQTDEALSTMIQADKMKAGDLRSEHQIHQEQISKIKWDSERDIRRLVDEIKSKERTIFSLEKEFENAIGLLQKLQMQKDALDDQLFLVKEAECNLGSPKREIPGRAGDGAEHCGSPDMRRNQRRMADLNSTIRKLEDRNSLLVDERNELLKRVRESEKQCKPMLEKNKVLNKRNDDLSQTLQRMEEKLKGLAKENLEMKEKISSHLPLKKANCKSLNDLDQAHDDQEIEFLKLQVLEQQSMIDELTRDREKLLRKKRHKRSNRPIKRHIVVDTFFGYDEESMDSETSSVASFRMDRTPATPDEDLDEGLVNEESELRFRQLTREYQALQRAYALLQEHQGGLLDAEIEAKAQEQLHADILRYKAKIEDLEKELAHKGQDSKWVEEKQLFFRRNQELLEKVEKLDAKCGRQQQELQDSKDQNELLEFRILELEERERKSPPFNHLRMHPFSEGVSALQIYCMKEGVKDVCVPDLIKLLDILGDNGNLRNEEQVAIIQASTVLSLAEKWIQQIEGTEAALHQKMIDLELEMEMFCKQKGYLEEELDYRKSALDQAYTQIQELEATLYNALQQDKVIGYGEPLSDMQKDELRTSVEKLRRQMLRKSREFDCQVLAERMELLHQAHQRIRDLEDKTDIQRRQIKDLEEKTAWKPGDCVCDCSGFYFGEKRVDFVTHIVTVSGYGTXVCRTWLGIHTCLIWDLTLGIYIMYAALD, encoded by the exons ATGGCAAAGAAGGGACGCACCAAGGGCGAGAAGCCCGAAGCGCTCATCTCTGCTTTACAGGCAGCTAACGAAGATCTCAGGTCCAAACTGACTGACATTCAAATAGAACTTCATCAAGAGAAATGCAAG GTGAGTAAGTTGGAGCGTGAGAAGGTGCAGGAGTGCAAGCGCATCCGGGAGCAGGAGCAGCACCGGCACACGGCCACGCTGACAGAGCAGCGAGCCAAATGGCACGAGGAGAAGCAGAAGGAGCTCCAGGCGCTCAGAGAGAACCTGGTCCGCCAGCACGAGCAGGAGCAGGCCCGCACCGCCAAGATCAAGGACCAGGAGAACCAGCGGCTCAAGGCGGCGCTGAGTGCCATGCGGGACGGCAGCGGAGAGAAGGTGCGCACAGCATTGACCCTGGAGGCCAAAGAGGAGGCGCGMCGCTTCTTCGACGTGGAGAGGGTCAAGTTGCTGCAGGAGATCTCCGAGCTCAAGCAGACCAAGAAGCAGACAGACGAGGCGCTCAGCACCATGATCCAAGCAGATAAGATGAAGGCTGGGGACCTGCGCTCCGAGCACCAGATTCACCAAGAGCAGATTTCCAAGATCAAGTGGGACAGCGAGAGGGACATCCGCAGACTG GTGGATGAGATCAAGTCTAAAGAGCGCACCATCTTCTCTCTGGAGAAGGAGTTTGAGAATGCCATTGGCTTGCTGCAGAAGCTGCAGATGCAGAAGGATGCCCTGGACGACCAGCTGTTCCTGGTCAAGGAGGCAGAGTGTAACCTGGGCAGCCCCAAGAGAGAGATCCCCGGACGGGCTGGGGACGGGGCAGAACACTGTGGCAGCCCG GACATGCGCAGGAACCAGAGGCGCATGGCTGACCTCAACTCCACCATCCGCAAGCTGGAGGACCGCAACTCACTGCTGGTGGATGAGAGGAATGAACTG cTGAAGCGTGTGCGGGAGTCTGAGAAGCAGTGCAAGCCCATGCTGGAAAAGAACAAGGTGCTGAATAAGAGGAATGATGACCTCAGCCAGACCCTGCAGCGCATGGAAGAGAAACTCAAAGGCCTGGCCAAGGAGAACCTGGAGATG AAGGAGAAGATCAGCTCCCACCTGCCACTGAAGAAAGCCAACTGTAAGTCTCTGAATGATCTGGACCAGGCGCATGATGACCAGGAGATTGAGTTCCTCAAGCTGCAGGTGCTGGAGCAACAAAGCATGATCGACGAGCTGACAAGA GATAGGGAAAAACTATTGCGGAAGAAGAGGCATAAACGAAGCAACAGACCAATAAAG AGACACATTGTAGTGGACACCTTCTTTGGATACGATGAGGAATCCATGGACTCAGAGACGTCCTCCGTGGCTTCGTTTCGCATGGACCGCACTCCAGCCACTCCYGATGAAGACCTGGATGAG GGGCTGGTCAATGAGGAGTCGGAGCTGCGCTTCAGGCAGCTGACCAGAGAGTACCAGGCCTTACAGAGGGCATACGCCCTGCTGCAGGAACATCAAGGGGGCCTTCTGGATGCTGAGATAGAAGCTAAG GCTCAGGAGCAGCTACATGCAGACATTCTCAGGTACAAGGCCAAGATAGAAGACCTGGAGAAGGAGCTCGCCCACAAAGGACAG GACTCCAAGTGGGTAGAGGAGAAACAGCTGTTCTTCAGGAGGAATCAGGAGCTGCTGGAAAAG GTGGAGAAGTTAGATGCAAAATGTGGTCGACAGCAACAGGAGCTGCAAGACTCCAAGGACCAGAATGAGCTCCTGGAATTCAGAATACTGGAACTAGAG GAGCGTGAGCGAAAGTCCCCTCCGTTTAATCATCTCCGCATGCATCCGTTCTCCGAGGGAGTCAGCGCCCTACAGATCTACTGTATGAAGGAAGGAGTGAAG GATGTCTGTGTACCTGACCTGATCAAGCTCCTAGACATTCTGGGTGATAATGGG aacTTGCGAAATGAGGAGCAAGTGGCCATTATTCAAGCTAGCACTGTCCTATCTCTTGCTGAAAAG TGGATACAACAGATTGAGGGAACAGAGGCAGCGCTGCATCAGAAGATGATTGACCTGGAGCTAGAGATG GAGATGTTCTGCAAGCAGAAAGGCTATCTGGAGGAGGAGCTGGACTACAGGAAGTCAGCCCTGGATCAGGCCTACACG CAAATCCAGGAGCTGGAGGCTACTCTCTACAACGCGCTGCAGCAGGACAAGGTGATCGGGTACGGCGAGCCTCTGAGTGACATGCAGAAGGACGAGCTACGTACGTCCGTGGAGAAGCTACGCAGACAGATGctgaggaagagcagagagtTTGACTGTCAGGTTCTGGCTGAGAGGATGGAGCTGCTCCACCAGGCCCATCAG AGAATCCGAGACCTGGAGGATAAGACAGACATTCAGAGGAGACAAATTAAGGATCTGGAGGAGAAG ACAGCGTGGAAACCTGGAGATTGTGTTTGTGACTGCAGTGGGTTTTATTTTGGGGAGAAGAGAGTCGACTTTGTGACTCATATTGTAACAGTGAGTGGATATGGAACTGKTGTGTGTCGGACATGGCTGGGAATTCACACCTGTTTGATTTGGGACCTCACTCTGGGGATATACATAATGTATGCTGCACTGGACTGA
- the jakmip2 gene encoding janus kinase and microtubule-interacting protein 2 isoform X1, whose translation MAKKGRTKGEKPEALISALQAANEDLRSKLTDIQIELHQEKCKVSKLEREKVQECKRIREQEQHRHTATLTEQRAKWHEEKQKELQALRENLVRQHEQEQARTAKIKDQENQRLKAALSAMRDGSGEKVRTALTLEAKEEARRFFDVERVKLLQEISELKQTKKQTDEALSTMIQADKMKAGDLRSEHQIHQEQISKIKWDSERDIRRLVDEIKSKERTIFSLEKEFENAIGLLQKLQMQKDALDDQLFLVKEAECNLGSPKREIPGRAGDGAEHCGSPVRHRKAEGNLEMDMRRNQRRMADLNSTIRKLEDRNSLLVDERNELLKRVRESEKQCKPMLEKNKVLNKRNDDLSQTLQRMEEKLKGLAKENLEMKEKISSHLPLKKANCKSLNDLDQAHDDQEIEFLKLQVLEQQSMIDELTRDREKLLRKKRHKRSNRPIKRHIVVDTFFGYDEESMDSETSSVASFRMDRTPATPDEDLDEGLVNEESELRFRQLTREYQALQRAYALLQEHQGGLLDAEIEAKAQEQLHADILRYKAKIEDLEKELAHKGQDSKWVEEKQLFFRRNQELLEKVEKLDAKCGRQQQELQDSKDQNELLEFRILELEERERKSPPFNHLRMHPFSEGVSALQIYCMKEGVKDVCVPDLIKLLDILGDNGNLRNEEQVAIIQASTVLSLAEKWIQQIEGTEAALHQKMIDLELEMEMFCKQKGYLEEELDYRKSALDQAYTQIQELEATLYNALQQDKVIGYGEPLSDMQKDELRTSVEKLRRQMLRKSREFDCQVLAERMELLHQAHQRIRDLEDKTDIQRRQIKDLEEKTAWKPGDCVCDCSGFYFGEKRVDFVTHIVTVSGYGTXVCRTWLGIHTCLIWDLTLGIYIMYAALD comes from the exons ATGGCAAAGAAGGGACGCACCAAGGGCGAGAAGCCCGAAGCGCTCATCTCTGCTTTACAGGCAGCTAACGAAGATCTCAGGTCCAAACTGACTGACATTCAAATAGAACTTCATCAAGAGAAATGCAAG GTGAGTAAGTTGGAGCGTGAGAAGGTGCAGGAGTGCAAGCGCATCCGGGAGCAGGAGCAGCACCGGCACACGGCCACGCTGACAGAGCAGCGAGCCAAATGGCACGAGGAGAAGCAGAAGGAGCTCCAGGCGCTCAGAGAGAACCTGGTCCGCCAGCACGAGCAGGAGCAGGCCCGCACCGCCAAGATCAAGGACCAGGAGAACCAGCGGCTCAAGGCGGCGCTGAGTGCCATGCGGGACGGCAGCGGAGAGAAGGTGCGCACAGCATTGACCCTGGAGGCCAAAGAGGAGGCGCGMCGCTTCTTCGACGTGGAGAGGGTCAAGTTGCTGCAGGAGATCTCCGAGCTCAAGCAGACCAAGAAGCAGACAGACGAGGCGCTCAGCACCATGATCCAAGCAGATAAGATGAAGGCTGGGGACCTGCGCTCCGAGCACCAGATTCACCAAGAGCAGATTTCCAAGATCAAGTGGGACAGCGAGAGGGACATCCGCAGACTG GTGGATGAGATCAAGTCTAAAGAGCGCACCATCTTCTCTCTGGAGAAGGAGTTTGAGAATGCCATTGGCTTGCTGCAGAAGCTGCAGATGCAGAAGGATGCCCTGGACGACCAGCTGTTCCTGGTCAAGGAGGCAGAGTGTAACCTGGGCAGCCCCAAGAGAGAGATCCCCGGACGGGCTGGGGACGGGGCAGAACACTGTGGCAGCCCGGTACGACATAGAAAGGCAGAGGGGAACCTGGAAATG GACATGCGCAGGAACCAGAGGCGCATGGCTGACCTCAACTCCACCATCCGCAAGCTGGAGGACCGCAACTCACTGCTGGTGGATGAGAGGAATGAACTG cTGAAGCGTGTGCGGGAGTCTGAGAAGCAGTGCAAGCCCATGCTGGAAAAGAACAAGGTGCTGAATAAGAGGAATGATGACCTCAGCCAGACCCTGCAGCGCATGGAAGAGAAACTCAAAGGCCTGGCCAAGGAGAACCTGGAGATG AAGGAGAAGATCAGCTCCCACCTGCCACTGAAGAAAGCCAACTGTAAGTCTCTGAATGATCTGGACCAGGCGCATGATGACCAGGAGATTGAGTTCCTCAAGCTGCAGGTGCTGGAGCAACAAAGCATGATCGACGAGCTGACAAGA GATAGGGAAAAACTATTGCGGAAGAAGAGGCATAAACGAAGCAACAGACCAATAAAG AGACACATTGTAGTGGACACCTTCTTTGGATACGATGAGGAATCCATGGACTCAGAGACGTCCTCCGTGGCTTCGTTTCGCATGGACCGCACTCCAGCCACTCCYGATGAAGACCTGGATGAG GGGCTGGTCAATGAGGAGTCGGAGCTGCGCTTCAGGCAGCTGACCAGAGAGTACCAGGCCTTACAGAGGGCATACGCCCTGCTGCAGGAACATCAAGGGGGCCTTCTGGATGCTGAGATAGAAGCTAAG GCTCAGGAGCAGCTACATGCAGACATTCTCAGGTACAAGGCCAAGATAGAAGACCTGGAGAAGGAGCTCGCCCACAAAGGACAG GACTCCAAGTGGGTAGAGGAGAAACAGCTGTTCTTCAGGAGGAATCAGGAGCTGCTGGAAAAG GTGGAGAAGTTAGATGCAAAATGTGGTCGACAGCAACAGGAGCTGCAAGACTCCAAGGACCAGAATGAGCTCCTGGAATTCAGAATACTGGAACTAGAG GAGCGTGAGCGAAAGTCCCCTCCGTTTAATCATCTCCGCATGCATCCGTTCTCCGAGGGAGTCAGCGCCCTACAGATCTACTGTATGAAGGAAGGAGTGAAG GATGTCTGTGTACCTGACCTGATCAAGCTCCTAGACATTCTGGGTGATAATGGG aacTTGCGAAATGAGGAGCAAGTGGCCATTATTCAAGCTAGCACTGTCCTATCTCTTGCTGAAAAG TGGATACAACAGATTGAGGGAACAGAGGCAGCGCTGCATCAGAAGATGATTGACCTGGAGCTAGAGATG GAGATGTTCTGCAAGCAGAAAGGCTATCTGGAGGAGGAGCTGGACTACAGGAAGTCAGCCCTGGATCAGGCCTACACG CAAATCCAGGAGCTGGAGGCTACTCTCTACAACGCGCTGCAGCAGGACAAGGTGATCGGGTACGGCGAGCCTCTGAGTGACATGCAGAAGGACGAGCTACGTACGTCCGTGGAGAAGCTACGCAGACAGATGctgaggaagagcagagagtTTGACTGTCAGGTTCTGGCTGAGAGGATGGAGCTGCTCCACCAGGCCCATCAG AGAATCCGAGACCTGGAGGATAAGACAGACATTCAGAGGAGACAAATTAAGGATCTGGAGGAGAAG ACAGCGTGGAAACCTGGAGATTGTGTTTGTGACTGCAGTGGGTTTTATTTTGGGGAGAAGAGAGTCGACTTTGTGACTCATATTGTAACAGTGAGTGGATATGGAACTGKTGTGTGTCGGACATGGCTGGGAATTCACACCTGTTTGATTTGGGACCTCACTCTGGGGATATACATAATGTATGCTGCACTGGACTGA
- the jakmip2 gene encoding janus kinase and microtubule-interacting protein 2 isoform X4, which translates to MAKKGRTKGEKPEALISALQAANEDLRSKLTDIQIELHQEKCKVSKLEREKVQECKRIREQEQHRHTATLTEQRAKWHEEKQKELQALRENLVRQHEQEQARTAKIKDQENQRLKAALSAMRDGSGEKVRTALTLEAKEEARRFFDVERVKLLQEISELKQTKKQTDEALSTMIQADKMKAGDLRSEHQIHQEQISKIKWDSERDIRRLVDEIKSKERTIFSLEKEFENAIGLLQKLQMQKDALDDQLFLVKEAECNLGSPKREIPGRAGDGAEHCGSPDMRRNQRRMADLNSTIRKLEDRNSLLVDERNELLKRVRESEKQCKPMLEKNKVLNKRNDDLSQTLQRMEEKLKGLAKENLEMKEKISSHLPLKKANCKSLNDLDQAHDDQEIEFLKLQVLEQQSMIDELTRDREKLLRKKRHKRSNRPIKRHIVVDTFFGYDEESMDSETSSVASFRMDRTPATPDEDLDEGLVNEESELRFRQLTREYQALQRAYALLQEHQGGLLDAEIEAKAQEQLHADILRYKAKIEDLEKELAHKGQDSKWVEEKQLFFRRNQELLEKVEKLDAKCGRQQQELQDSKDQNELLEFRILELEERERKSPPFNHLRMHPFSEGVSALQIYCMKEGVKDVCVPDLIKLLDILGDNGNLRNEEQVAIIQASTVLSLAEKWIQQIEGTEAALHQKMIDLELEMEMFCKQKGYLEEELDYRKSALDQAYTQIQELEATLYNALQQDKVIGYGEPLSDMQKDELRTSVEKLRRQMLRKSREFDCQVLAERMELLHQAHQRIRDLEDKTDIQRRQIKDLEEKFLFLFLFFSLAFILWP; encoded by the exons ATGGCAAAGAAGGGACGCACCAAGGGCGAGAAGCCCGAAGCGCTCATCTCTGCTTTACAGGCAGCTAACGAAGATCTCAGGTCCAAACTGACTGACATTCAAATAGAACTTCATCAAGAGAAATGCAAG GTGAGTAAGTTGGAGCGTGAGAAGGTGCAGGAGTGCAAGCGCATCCGGGAGCAGGAGCAGCACCGGCACACGGCCACGCTGACAGAGCAGCGAGCCAAATGGCACGAGGAGAAGCAGAAGGAGCTCCAGGCGCTCAGAGAGAACCTGGTCCGCCAGCACGAGCAGGAGCAGGCCCGCACCGCCAAGATCAAGGACCAGGAGAACCAGCGGCTCAAGGCGGCGCTGAGTGCCATGCGGGACGGCAGCGGAGAGAAGGTGCGCACAGCATTGACCCTGGAGGCCAAAGAGGAGGCGCGMCGCTTCTTCGACGTGGAGAGGGTCAAGTTGCTGCAGGAGATCTCCGAGCTCAAGCAGACCAAGAAGCAGACAGACGAGGCGCTCAGCACCATGATCCAAGCAGATAAGATGAAGGCTGGGGACCTGCGCTCCGAGCACCAGATTCACCAAGAGCAGATTTCCAAGATCAAGTGGGACAGCGAGAGGGACATCCGCAGACTG GTGGATGAGATCAAGTCTAAAGAGCGCACCATCTTCTCTCTGGAGAAGGAGTTTGAGAATGCCATTGGCTTGCTGCAGAAGCTGCAGATGCAGAAGGATGCCCTGGACGACCAGCTGTTCCTGGTCAAGGAGGCAGAGTGTAACCTGGGCAGCCCCAAGAGAGAGATCCCCGGACGGGCTGGGGACGGGGCAGAACACTGTGGCAGCCCG GACATGCGCAGGAACCAGAGGCGCATGGCTGACCTCAACTCCACCATCCGCAAGCTGGAGGACCGCAACTCACTGCTGGTGGATGAGAGGAATGAACTG cTGAAGCGTGTGCGGGAGTCTGAGAAGCAGTGCAAGCCCATGCTGGAAAAGAACAAGGTGCTGAATAAGAGGAATGATGACCTCAGCCAGACCCTGCAGCGCATGGAAGAGAAACTCAAAGGCCTGGCCAAGGAGAACCTGGAGATG AAGGAGAAGATCAGCTCCCACCTGCCACTGAAGAAAGCCAACTGTAAGTCTCTGAATGATCTGGACCAGGCGCATGATGACCAGGAGATTGAGTTCCTCAAGCTGCAGGTGCTGGAGCAACAAAGCATGATCGACGAGCTGACAAGA GATAGGGAAAAACTATTGCGGAAGAAGAGGCATAAACGAAGCAACAGACCAATAAAG AGACACATTGTAGTGGACACCTTCTTTGGATACGATGAGGAATCCATGGACTCAGAGACGTCCTCCGTGGCTTCGTTTCGCATGGACCGCACTCCAGCCACTCCYGATGAAGACCTGGATGAG GGGCTGGTCAATGAGGAGTCGGAGCTGCGCTTCAGGCAGCTGACCAGAGAGTACCAGGCCTTACAGAGGGCATACGCCCTGCTGCAGGAACATCAAGGGGGCCTTCTGGATGCTGAGATAGAAGCTAAG GCTCAGGAGCAGCTACATGCAGACATTCTCAGGTACAAGGCCAAGATAGAAGACCTGGAGAAGGAGCTCGCCCACAAAGGACAG GACTCCAAGTGGGTAGAGGAGAAACAGCTGTTCTTCAGGAGGAATCAGGAGCTGCTGGAAAAG GTGGAGAAGTTAGATGCAAAATGTGGTCGACAGCAACAGGAGCTGCAAGACTCCAAGGACCAGAATGAGCTCCTGGAATTCAGAATACTGGAACTAGAG GAGCGTGAGCGAAAGTCCCCTCCGTTTAATCATCTCCGCATGCATCCGTTCTCCGAGGGAGTCAGCGCCCTACAGATCTACTGTATGAAGGAAGGAGTGAAG GATGTCTGTGTACCTGACCTGATCAAGCTCCTAGACATTCTGGGTGATAATGGG aacTTGCGAAATGAGGAGCAAGTGGCCATTATTCAAGCTAGCACTGTCCTATCTCTTGCTGAAAAG TGGATACAACAGATTGAGGGAACAGAGGCAGCGCTGCATCAGAAGATGATTGACCTGGAGCTAGAGATG GAGATGTTCTGCAAGCAGAAAGGCTATCTGGAGGAGGAGCTGGACTACAGGAAGTCAGCCCTGGATCAGGCCTACACG CAAATCCAGGAGCTGGAGGCTACTCTCTACAACGCGCTGCAGCAGGACAAGGTGATCGGGTACGGCGAGCCTCTGAGTGACATGCAGAAGGACGAGCTACGTACGTCCGTGGAGAAGCTACGCAGACAGATGctgaggaagagcagagagtTTGACTGTCAGGTTCTGGCTGAGAGGATGGAGCTGCTCCACCAGGCCCATCAG AGAATCCGAGACCTGGAGGATAAGACAGACATTCAGAGGAGACAAATTAAGGATCTGGAGGAGAAG TTTTTGTTTCTGTTCTTATTCTTTTCTCTTGCCTTTATCCTTTGGCCTTGA
- the jakmip2 gene encoding janus kinase and microtubule-interacting protein 2 isoform X3, with translation MAKKGRTKGEKPEALISALQAANEDLRSKLTDIQIELHQEKCKVSKLEREKVQECKRIREQEQHRHTATLTEQRAKWHEEKQKELQALRENLVRQHEQEQARTAKIKDQENQRLKAALSAMRDGSGEKVRTALTLEAKEEARRFFDVERVKLLQEISELKQTKKQTDEALSTMIQADKMKAGDLRSEHQIHQEQISKIKWDSERDIRRLVDEIKSKERTIFSLEKEFENAIGLLQKLQMQKDALDDQLFLVKEAECNLGSPKREIPGRAGDGAEHCGSPVRHRKAEGNLEMDMRRNQRRMADLNSTIRKLEDRNSLLVDERNELLKRVRESEKQCKPMLEKNKVLNKRNDDLSQTLQRMEEKLKGLAKENLEMKEKISSHLPLKKANCKSLNDLDQAHDDQEIEFLKLQVLEQQSMIDELTRDREKLLRKKRHKRSNRPIKRHIVVDTFFGYDEESMDSETSSVASFRMDRTPATPDEDLDEGLVNEESELRFRQLTREYQALQRAYALLQEHQGGLLDAEIEAKAQEQLHADILRYKAKIEDLEKELAHKGQDSKWVEEKQLFFRRNQELLEKVEKLDAKCGRQQQELQDSKDQNELLEFRILELEERERKSPPFNHLRMHPFSEGVSALQIYCMKEGVKDVCVPDLIKLLDILGDNGNLRNEEQVAIIQASTVLSLAEKWIQQIEGTEAALHQKMIDLELEMEMFCKQKGYLEEELDYRKSALDQAYTQIQELEATLYNALQQDKVIGYGEPLSDMQKDELRTSVEKLRRQMLRKSREFDCQVLAERMELLHQAHQRIRDLEDKTDIQRRQIKDLEEKFLFLFLFFSLAFILWP, from the exons ATGGCAAAGAAGGGACGCACCAAGGGCGAGAAGCCCGAAGCGCTCATCTCTGCTTTACAGGCAGCTAACGAAGATCTCAGGTCCAAACTGACTGACATTCAAATAGAACTTCATCAAGAGAAATGCAAG GTGAGTAAGTTGGAGCGTGAGAAGGTGCAGGAGTGCAAGCGCATCCGGGAGCAGGAGCAGCACCGGCACACGGCCACGCTGACAGAGCAGCGAGCCAAATGGCACGAGGAGAAGCAGAAGGAGCTCCAGGCGCTCAGAGAGAACCTGGTCCGCCAGCACGAGCAGGAGCAGGCCCGCACCGCCAAGATCAAGGACCAGGAGAACCAGCGGCTCAAGGCGGCGCTGAGTGCCATGCGGGACGGCAGCGGAGAGAAGGTGCGCACAGCATTGACCCTGGAGGCCAAAGAGGAGGCGCGMCGCTTCTTCGACGTGGAGAGGGTCAAGTTGCTGCAGGAGATCTCCGAGCTCAAGCAGACCAAGAAGCAGACAGACGAGGCGCTCAGCACCATGATCCAAGCAGATAAGATGAAGGCTGGGGACCTGCGCTCCGAGCACCAGATTCACCAAGAGCAGATTTCCAAGATCAAGTGGGACAGCGAGAGGGACATCCGCAGACTG GTGGATGAGATCAAGTCTAAAGAGCGCACCATCTTCTCTCTGGAGAAGGAGTTTGAGAATGCCATTGGCTTGCTGCAGAAGCTGCAGATGCAGAAGGATGCCCTGGACGACCAGCTGTTCCTGGTCAAGGAGGCAGAGTGTAACCTGGGCAGCCCCAAGAGAGAGATCCCCGGACGGGCTGGGGACGGGGCAGAACACTGTGGCAGCCCGGTACGACATAGAAAGGCAGAGGGGAACCTGGAAATG GACATGCGCAGGAACCAGAGGCGCATGGCTGACCTCAACTCCACCATCCGCAAGCTGGAGGACCGCAACTCACTGCTGGTGGATGAGAGGAATGAACTG cTGAAGCGTGTGCGGGAGTCTGAGAAGCAGTGCAAGCCCATGCTGGAAAAGAACAAGGTGCTGAATAAGAGGAATGATGACCTCAGCCAGACCCTGCAGCGCATGGAAGAGAAACTCAAAGGCCTGGCCAAGGAGAACCTGGAGATG AAGGAGAAGATCAGCTCCCACCTGCCACTGAAGAAAGCCAACTGTAAGTCTCTGAATGATCTGGACCAGGCGCATGATGACCAGGAGATTGAGTTCCTCAAGCTGCAGGTGCTGGAGCAACAAAGCATGATCGACGAGCTGACAAGA GATAGGGAAAAACTATTGCGGAAGAAGAGGCATAAACGAAGCAACAGACCAATAAAG AGACACATTGTAGTGGACACCTTCTTTGGATACGATGAGGAATCCATGGACTCAGAGACGTCCTCCGTGGCTTCGTTTCGCATGGACCGCACTCCAGCCACTCCYGATGAAGACCTGGATGAG GGGCTGGTCAATGAGGAGTCGGAGCTGCGCTTCAGGCAGCTGACCAGAGAGTACCAGGCCTTACAGAGGGCATACGCCCTGCTGCAGGAACATCAAGGGGGCCTTCTGGATGCTGAGATAGAAGCTAAG GCTCAGGAGCAGCTACATGCAGACATTCTCAGGTACAAGGCCAAGATAGAAGACCTGGAGAAGGAGCTCGCCCACAAAGGACAG GACTCCAAGTGGGTAGAGGAGAAACAGCTGTTCTTCAGGAGGAATCAGGAGCTGCTGGAAAAG GTGGAGAAGTTAGATGCAAAATGTGGTCGACAGCAACAGGAGCTGCAAGACTCCAAGGACCAGAATGAGCTCCTGGAATTCAGAATACTGGAACTAGAG GAGCGTGAGCGAAAGTCCCCTCCGTTTAATCATCTCCGCATGCATCCGTTCTCCGAGGGAGTCAGCGCCCTACAGATCTACTGTATGAAGGAAGGAGTGAAG GATGTCTGTGTACCTGACCTGATCAAGCTCCTAGACATTCTGGGTGATAATGGG aacTTGCGAAATGAGGAGCAAGTGGCCATTATTCAAGCTAGCACTGTCCTATCTCTTGCTGAAAAG TGGATACAACAGATTGAGGGAACAGAGGCAGCGCTGCATCAGAAGATGATTGACCTGGAGCTAGAGATG GAGATGTTCTGCAAGCAGAAAGGCTATCTGGAGGAGGAGCTGGACTACAGGAAGTCAGCCCTGGATCAGGCCTACACG CAAATCCAGGAGCTGGAGGCTACTCTCTACAACGCGCTGCAGCAGGACAAGGTGATCGGGTACGGCGAGCCTCTGAGTGACATGCAGAAGGACGAGCTACGTACGTCCGTGGAGAAGCTACGCAGACAGATGctgaggaagagcagagagtTTGACTGTCAGGTTCTGGCTGAGAGGATGGAGCTGCTCCACCAGGCCCATCAG AGAATCCGAGACCTGGAGGATAAGACAGACATTCAGAGGAGACAAATTAAGGATCTGGAGGAGAAG TTTTTGTTTCTGTTCTTATTCTTTTCTCTTGCCTTTATCCTTTGGCCTTGA